A window from Drosophila simulans strain w501 chromosome 4, Prin_Dsim_3.1, whole genome shotgun sequence encodes these proteins:
- the LOC6724715 gene encoding homeobox protein onecut — MDSLNEIIDHQTFSQELVEDASEFITVGHHSERPSQSSQQPNSGQDLTMSMQDMIPCPRTNSLSGGGKHRPCSASGSGSASGSDSIVMVIDALGQGNRQSSYQIVPQQLQHRTLSLPFGLLEQDRQHMQHERDVNTSPVDFVSPDINLDGLTVDADVSQTDHSQETAIKQEQKLLIVQSKSQDQSHRRIRMLVDVSSVNSGLDVHVDNMDEISSDGAGCDDEGVTLSHQHLLEPEEQFGLTTHHPHHQPHTQILHGLHQRSTHSEMGLDSGHGEVLSVIVHSQDSDKEDCEENDDGDAEGDLENEDDDERDSRSREQLLSHSSYQALTSVNDRLSSPGFSQTSYATLTPIQPLPPISTMSEKFAYSGHISGGDSGDTDVNGDGAGGGVVGEVINQSGEATGTVSITSGNATSSVCSNNDCSSFSGLSMPIGSGHLGLGVLSGVQSPFSSYEKLSSMISPPPNNYLVSCDLNGSVSGRVINSSHLQLSHNGNKKESGTHEHTHRPADVNEGKFSYTGHISGGDSVDNDVNGEKFSFSDHISGGDSGDDDVNREKFIYSDHISEGDNGPDVNGGTNWLQMHSEREVRLHMSVPAELEARFHISSERRTRLNVPPARGALGRHLAPNAPICPADWKADDWKHSNSGIVSLTADMPVVVSLTPTPPPIRDDSVSGIKQNERSSPGHREQYFLDKSEEPSSVIADQCSPGIHGTPHSVCVIHQQSQSALGNGFQSSSQQAKVSSCESPKVTASSGGGGSSRNANSTDMEEINTKDLAQRISAELKRYSIPQAIFAQRVLCRSQGTLSDLLRNPKPWSKLKSGRETFRRMYKWLQEPEFQRMSALRMAAAQIPQRAPLSSGMSLGSATCPSGSTGTMPTDLDTHGGPTMTPNVLTNESDSSPSSTPATSVLVGVVSCRRKEEPQIEQMPQPKKPRLVFTDLQRRTLQAIFKETKRPSKEMQVTIARQLGLEPTTVGNFFMNARRRSMDKWRDDDSKSTMHMTHNRQQQQDEQEKDNAHTHSQSQIQVQNHTQNQAINNSMSQDPYSNLHTTAMSPLGAFDEEADMDLELESHDFDLVDPDEHGDTNDPNGDML; from the exons ATGGATTCCTTAAATGAGATAATTGACCACCAAACATTTAGCCAGGAGTTAGTTGAAGATGCATCGGAGTTCATCACTGTGGGTCATCATTCGGAGCGCCCTTCGCAGTCCAGTCAGCAGCCTAATTCTGGACAGGATCTGACAATGTCTATGCAAGACATGATTCCCTGTCCCAGAACAAACTCTTTGAGTGGAGGGGGGAAACACCGGCCCTGCTCTGCATCTGGGTCGGGATCGGCATCGGGATCCGATTCCATTGTCATGGTTATAGACGCACTGGGACAAGGTAATAGGCAGTCATCATATCAAATTGTGCCTCAGCAGTTACAGCACAGAACATTGTCATTGCCTTTCGGGTTACTTGAACAAGATAGGCAGCATATGCAGCATGAGCGTGATGTCAATACCAGTCCAGTGGACTTTGTATCACCAGACATAAATTTGGATGGTCTGACTGTAGACGCAGACGTCTCCCAGACGGATCACTCCCAAGAAACGGCGATAAAGCAGGAGCAAAAGCTACTTATTGTGCAATCAAAGAGCCAGGATCAAAGCCACAGGCGCATTCGAATGCTTGTGGACGTTTCGAGCGTAAATTCAGGCCTTGACGTGCACGTGGATAATATGGATGAAATTTCCTCTGATGGCGCTGGCTGCGACGACGAAGGAGTTACGCTGAGCCACCAGCATCTTTTGGAGCCGGAGGAACAATTCGGCCTAACAACCCACCATCCGCATCACCAACCTCATACACAGATCCTCCATGGCTTGCACCAGAGGTCAACACATTCGGAAATGGGACTGGACAGTGGGCATGGGGAGGTTCTATCGGTTATCGTCCATTCACAGGACAGCGACAAGGAGGACTGCGAGGAAAATGATGATGGGGATGCAGAAGGAGATTTAGAAAATGAAGACGATGATGAACGCGACTCGCGGAGTCGTGAACAGCTGCTTAGTCACAGCTCGTATCAGGCTCTGACCTCGGTGAATGATCGCCTATCTTCGCCTGGGTTTAGTCAAACATCGTATGCTACACTCACCCCCATACAACCACTTCCGCCTATATCAACGATGTCCGAGAAGTTCGCGTACTCTGGACACATTTCAGGAGGAGACAGTGGCGACACGGATGTCAATGGAGATGGTGCAGGTGGAGGAGTCGTTGGTGAAGTCATCAACCAATCCGGCGAGGCAACAGGGACTGTTTCAATAACTAGTGGCAATGCTACATCCTCTGTGTGCTCAAACAACGATTGCAGTTCTTTTTCTGGCCTTTCCATGCCCATAGGAAGTGGCCATTTGGGTCTAGGTGTTTTAAGCGGCGTCCAGTCACCATTTTCTTCATACGAAAAGCTATCTTCGATGATTTCCCCTCCGCCTAATAACTATTTGGTCTCGTGCGATCTAAATGGCTCCGTTTCGGGACGCGTTATAAATTCATCGCACTTGCAGCTAAGTCacaatggcaataaaaaggaGTCTGgaacacacgaacacacacacaggcctGCTGATGTCAATGAGGGGAAGTTTTCCTATACTGGCCACATCTCCGGAGGTGATAGTGTAGATAATGATGTAAACGGTGAGAAGTTCTCCTTCTCTGACCATATCTCCGGAGGGGATAGCGGAGATGATGATGTCAACAGAGAAAAATTCATATACTCAGATCACATCTCCGAAGGAGATAACGGACCAGACGTCAATGGCGGAAC GAATTGGCTCCAGATGCACTCTGAGAGGGAAGTGCGGCTCCATATGTCCGTGCCGGCTGAGCTGGAAGCGAGGTTTCACATTTCCTCAGAGCGAAGGACTCGACTCAATGTGCCACCTGCTCGTGGTGCTCTGGGTCGACATCTTGCTCCAAACGCTCCGATCTGCCCCGCGGATTGGAAGGCGGATGATTGGAAACACAGCAATTCTGGCATTGTCAGTTTGACCGCCGATATGCCCGTGGTTGTGTCTCTTACTCCTACACCGCCTCCGATAAGAGACGACTCTGTGAGCGGTATTAAGCAAAACGAGCGATCATCACCAGGACACAGAGAACAGTACTTCCTGGATAAAAGCGAAGAACCCAGTTCCGTGATAGCAGATCAGTGCAGTCCGGGCATCCATGGCACCCCGCACTCGGTGTGTGTCATTCACCAGCAGTCTCAATCAGCTCTCGGAAACGGGTTTCAATCAAGCAGCCAGCAGGCCAAGGTTTCATCGTGCGAATCACCAAAGGTGACTGCGTCCTCTGGAGGTGGAGGTTCCAGCCGCAATGCAAATTCCACCGACATGGAGGAGATCAATACTAAGGATCTGGCACAGCGCATCTCAGCCGAACTCAAGCGATATAGCATTCCGCAGGCTATATTCGCACAACGGGTACTCTGCCGATCGCAAGGCACCTTGTCCGATTTGCTGCGAAACCCAAAGCCGTGGTCAAAGCTAAAATCCGGCCGAGAGACGTTTCGCAGGATGTACAAATGGCTCCAGGAGCCCGAGTTTCAGCGCATGTCTGCTCTGCGAATGGCCGCTGCCCAAATTCCTCAGCGAGCTCCTTTAAGCTCTGGAATGTCCCTTGGGTCAGCAACATGTCCAAGTGGCTCCACCGGCACAATGCCGACGGATTTGGACACACATGGCGGCCCTACGATGACCCCAAATG TTCTGACCAACGAGTCGGACTCTTCGCCTTCATCCACACCTGCTACAAGCGTTTTGGTTGGCGTGGTTAGCTGTCGTCGAAAGGAAGAGCCCCAGATCGAACAAATGCCCCAGCCTAAAAAGCCGCGATTGGTCTTCACTGACCTCCAGCGACGAACATTACAAGCTATTTTCAAA GAAACTAAAAGACCTTCGAAGGAGATGCAAGTGACCATCGCGAGACAGCTAGGACTCGAGCCTACTACAGTGGGAAATTTTTTTATGAACGCCCGAAGAAGGTCGATGGATAAGTGGCGAGATGATGACTCCAAAAGCACTATGCATATGACACATAaccgacagcaacaacaagacgAGCAGGAGAAAGATAATGCCCATACTCATAGTCAGTctcaaattcaagttcaaaATCACACTCAAAATCAAGCTATTAATAATAGCATGTCGCAAGATCCCTATTCAAATCTTCACACAACTGCTATGTCGCCTCTTGGAGCTTTTGATGAAGAGGCTGATATGGACTTGGAACTAGAAAGTCATGACTTTGATTTAGTGGACCCCGATGAACATGGGGATACCAATGATCCAAACGGCGACATGTTGTGA